A section of the Flavobacteriales bacterium genome encodes:
- a CDS encoding RecX family transcriptional regulator, with product MEYTFKEALLRAMKYCAYQERCQSEVREMLYSKGYYKDIVEAVIAELISENFLNELRFAQLFAGGKFRMKSWGRRKIREKLLEKRVSEQCIAEGFKEIKDEDYLFTLQRLIAKRWEYETKIELKEKTSMIRYLRSKGFEDDLIYKEIKRYS from the coding sequence ATGGAATATACTTTTAAAGAAGCTTTACTTCGCGCAATGAAATATTGTGCATATCAAGAAAGGTGTCAAAGTGAAGTACGCGAAATGCTTTATTCTAAAGGGTATTACAAAGATATTGTTGAAGCTGTAATTGCAGAACTCATTTCGGAGAACTTTCTGAATGAGTTACGCTTTGCACAGCTTTTTGCTGGCGGAAAATTCCGAATGAAAAGTTGGGGTCGAAGAAAAATTAGGGAGAAACTACTTGAGAAAAGAGTCTCTGAGCAGTGTATTGCCGAAGGATTCAAAGAGATTAAAGATGAGGATTACCTGTTCACTTTACAACGGTTAATTGCAAAACGCTGGGAGTATGAGACGAAAATTGAATTGAAAGAAAAGACCTCCATGATAAGATACTTGAGATCGAAAGGTTTCGAAGACGA